ATGCGCTTCTGCTCCGGCGTACCGGCGCAGAGCACCATCATGATCTCGTAGCCCTGGCGCTGGTGGAAGCTCTCCTCCTTGCAGACCCGGACCATCGCCCGAGCGTAGGGGCCGTAGGAGGTGCGCTGGAGCGGCACCTGGTTCATGATCGCGGCGCCGTCGACCAGCCAGCCGATCGCGCCGATGTCGGCCCAGGTCAGCGTCGGATAGTTGAAGATCGTCGAATATTTGGCTTTGCCGGAATGAAGCGCCTCTATCATCTCCTCACGGCTGGTGCCGAGCGTTTCGGCGGCCGAATAGAGATAGAGGCCGTGGCCGGCTTCGTCCTGCACCTTGGCGAGCAGGATCGCCTTGCGGCGCAGCGACGGCGCCCGCGTGATCCAATTGCCCTCGGGCAGCATGCCGACGATCTCGCTATGGGCATGCTGCGAGATCTGGCGGGTCAGGGTGCGCCGATAGGCCTCGGGCATCCAGTCCTTGGGCTCGATGAACTCGTCGGCCGCGACCCGCGCCTCGAAGGCGGCAAGCTTCGCGGGATCCTCGGTCGAAGCGACGTTGGTCGTCTTCTGCAGCTCGGTCGTATACATATCGCTCTCCTGCCCTCTGCCCTAGAGCATGATCGTCTGAGGTGGAAGCGCTTCGCGCTTCCGCCGATGTCGTGAATCATGCTCTATCAGAGGGTTGAGACCAAGATTCACGTCTCAGGCTGGTTCAGCCTGAGACGATCTTGGTCTAGCAGGGGCCCTTCGCGCAAACAACGCGCGAGCGACCGCACGGTCGCACCTCGG
The nucleotide sequence above comes from Sphingosinicella sp. BN140058. Encoded proteins:
- the paaA gene encoding 1,2-phenylacetyl-CoA epoxidase subunit PaaA — protein: MYTTELQKTTNVASTEDPAKLAAFEARVAADEFIEPKDWMPEAYRRTLTRQISQHAHSEIVGMLPEGNWITRAPSLRRKAILLAKVQDEAGHGLYLYSAAETLGTSREEMIEALHSGKAKYSTIFNYPTLTWADIGAIGWLVDGAAIMNQVPLQRTSYGPYARAMVRVCKEESFHQRQGYEIMMVLCAGTPEQKRMAQDALNRWWWPSLMMFGPPDADSPNTAQSMRWRIKRETNDELRQKFVDITVPQATALGLTIPDPALVWNEAKNGHDFGAVDWEEFYAVVRGEGPVARERMKARRDAWEEGAWVREAAAAYAAKHSRKAEAA